The Pleurodeles waltl isolate 20211129_DDA chromosome 7, aPleWal1.hap1.20221129, whole genome shotgun sequence genome includes a region encoding these proteins:
- the DDX5 gene encoding probable ATP-dependent RNA helicase DDX5, producing the protein MPGYTNDRDRGRDRGFGGGPRFGGSRGGGGPMGGKKFGNPGEKLVKRKWNLDELPKFEKNFYQQHPDVARRTMEEIEQFRRSKEITVRGRNCPVPVFNFYEANFPGNLMGEIQRQNFTEPTAIQAQGFPVALSGLDMVGVAQTGSGKTLSYLLPGIIHINHQPFLQRGDGPIVLVLAPTRELAQQVQQVAADYGRACRLKSTCIYGGAPKGPQIRDLERGVEICIATPGRLIDFLEAGKTNLKRCTYLVLDEADRMLDMGFEPQIRKIVDQIRPDRQTLMWSATWPREVRQLAEDFLKDYIHINIGALELSANHNILQIVDVCADGEKDEKLLRLMEEIMSEKENKTIIFTETKRRCDELTRKMRRDGWPAMGIHGDKSQQERDWVLNEFKHGKAPILIATDVASRGLDVEDVKFVINYDYPNSSEDYIHRIGRTARSSKTGTAYTFFTPNNTKQAHDLIAVLREANQQINPKLLQLVEGGRFRGGRGMRDDRRERYSTGRRGGGFSSGIRDRENFNRGFSSSGPKRDFNSKPQNGFGAPNYANGNSFGNGFGANGVQGGFRPTNQTGTYQNGFGNQQFGNMLNGMNQQQPGMNQQLGMSQPPVMNQMGMNQQPGMSQPTGMNQQSAINQQSAINQQPGMNQQYNYSTPAAPAPPAPTSTTAPSLIGYPMPGGYTQ; encoded by the exons ATGCCTGGATACACCAACGACAGAGACCGCGGCAGAGATCGAGG GTTTGGTGGTGGCCCTCGTTTTGGGGGAAGCAGAGGTGGAGGAGGACCAATGGGAGGGAAGAAATTTGGAAACCCAGGGGAAAAACTTGTGAAGAGGAAATGGAACCTGGACGAGTTACCCAAATTTGAGAAAAACTTTTATCAACAACACCCTGACGTGGCCAGGCGAACTATG GAAGAAATCGAACAGTTTAGAAGAAGCAAAGAAATTACCGTGAGAGGCCGTAACTGTCCTGTACCAGTTTTCAATTTTTATGAGGCAAATTTTCCAG GCAACCTAATGGGCGAAATCCAAAGGCAGAATTTCACTGAACCGACAGCTATTCAGGCACAAGGTTTTCCTGTTGCATTAAGTGGTCTCGATATGGTTGGAGTGGCTCAAACTGGATCGGGGAAAACGCTTTCG tATCTGTTACCTGGCATCATACACATAAATCATCAACCATTCCTGCAACGGGGTGATGGGCCTAtc GTTTTGGTGCTGGCACCAACACGTGAGCTTGCGCAGCAGGTGCAGCAAGTAGCCGCTGACTATGGGAGAGCTTGTCGTTTGAAGTCAACCTGCATTTATGGTGGTGCTCCAAAAGGGCCTCAGATTCGGGACTTGGAAAGGG GTGTTGAAATCTGCATTGCAACCCCAGGAAGATTAATAGACTTCCTAGAAGCGGGTAAAACTAACCTGAAAAGGTGCACTTATCTCGTGCTTGACGAAGCCGACAGAATGCTGGACATGGGATTTGAACCTCAAATCCGGAAAATCGTGGACCAGATCAGA CCTGACCGACAGACATTAATGTGGAGTGCGACTTGGCCTAGAGAAGTTCGACAACTTGCAGAGGACTTCTTAAAAGACTACATTCATATCAACATCGGTGCTTTGGAATTGAGTGCAAACCATAACATTCTTCAAATCGTCGATGTGTGTGCAGATGGCGAAAAGGATGAGAA gcTTCTAAGGTTGATGGAGGAAATTATGAGCGAGAAGGAAAACAAGACCATCATTTTCACGGAAACCAAGCGGCGGTGTGATGAACTTACCAGAAAAATGAGAAGAGATGG ATGGCCAGCAATGGGCATTCATGGTGACAAGAGCCAGCAGGAGCGAGACTGGGTTCTAAACG AATTCAAACACGGCAAAGCCCCAATTCTGATTGCTACAGATGTTGCATCGAGAGGTTTAG ATGTGGAAGATGTGAAATTTGTCATCAATTATGACTACCCTAATTCATCAGAGGACTATATCCACCGTATTGGGAGAACTGCCCGCAGTAGCAAAACTGGTACTGCTTACACCTTTTTTACACCCAACAACACAAAGCAAGCCCATGACCTGATTGCTGTTCTACGAGAGGCTAATCAGCAAATCAACCCGAAGCTGTTGCAACTGGTTGAAGGAG GTCGTTTCCGAGGAGGAAGAGGCATGAGGGATGACCGGCGTGAAAGATACTCAACAGGCAGAAGGGGGGGTGGCTTCAGTAGTGGCATTAGGGATAGGGAAAACTTCAATCGTGGGTTTAGCAGCAGTGGACCAAAAAGAGACTTTAACTCAAAACCTCAGAATGGTTTTGGTGCTCCAAACTACGCAAATGGTAATAGCTTTGGGAACGGCTTTGGAGCTAATGGCGTGCAAGGTGGTTTCCGCCCTACTAATCAAACGGGCACTTATCAGAATGGATTTGGCAACCAGCAGTTTGGAAATATGCTTAATGGCATGAATCAGCAGCAGCCTGGCATGAATCAGCAACTGGGAATGAGCCAGCCGCCTGTAATGAACCAGATGGGAATGAATCAGCAGCCAGGTATGAGCCAACCAACTGGCATGAACCAGCAGTCTGCCATCAACCAACAGTCTGCCATAAACCAACAGCCAGGAATGAACCAGCAATATAATTATTCGACACCTGCCGCACCTGCTCCTCCAGCACCAACATCCACAACTGCCCCATCTCTGATAGGTTATCCAATGCCAGGAGGATACACCCAGTAA